The bacterium sequence CGCACGATGTCCGGCCGGTGCGCGGGCAGGGCGCTCACGCTCGGAATCCGGAGGAACTCCTGCAGTTCGCCAAGGTGCCGCTCGCGCTGCCGGCTGAGATAGGCGTCCGCCGCCGCGTAGTCCACTGTGCTCACCCCTTTGCCTCGCGCGCGCCCACCGGCGCGCCGAGATGCGTGGAGAACCAGCCGAGCAGGTGCGTCATCTCCTCCGTGCGATGCCGCGGCTGCCCGGACGACGACATGCCGTGGCTCTCGCCCGGGAAGCGCACCATGAGCGTCGGCGTGCCCTGGCGCTTGAGCGCCAGGAACAGCTGCTCTGCCTGCTCGACCGAGCAGCGGTAGTCGTTCTCGCCGTGCAGGATCAGGAGCGGCGTTTTCATCTGCCGCACGTATGCGATCGGGGAGCGCTCGAGGTAGAATTCCGGCGACTCCCAGGGCGCGCCGGGGAACTCCCACCGCGCGCCGAGATACGCGATGTCGCCGGTGCCGAAGTGGTTGTAGCGGTTGCAGGTGCTGCGCAGCGTCACGCCGGCCCGAAACCGTTGTGTGTGGCCGAGAATCCAGTTGGTCATGTAGCCGCCGTAACTGCCGCCGCAGACGCCGAGCCGCTCGGGATCGATCCACTCGTGAACGGCCAGCGCCCGGTCGAGCGCGCCCATCAGGTCCTCGTAGTCGCCGCCGCCCCAGTCGTGGTGCGTGGCGGCGAGAAACGCTTGCCCGTAGCCGTGGCTGCCCCGCGGGTTCACGTACACGACGCCGTAGCCCGCGGCGCACAGCAGCTGGAACTGATTCGAGAAGGCGTGCCCGTAGGCGCCGTGCGGTCCGCCGTGGATTTCGAGCACCGCGGGTACCCGGCGGCCGGACGCGGCCGCCGCCGGTTTCAGTACCCAGCCGTCGAAGACGTATCCGTCCGGCGTCTTGTACTCGAACCGCTCTGGACGGACGAGCGAGAGCGCCTCGGCGATCGGCGCGTTCCACGCCGTGAGACGCCGGAACGCCGCCGGCCGTCCGCTGCCGAGGTCGGCGACCGCGAGCTCCCCGGGCGTCAGCGGGTCGGCCTCGACGCACGCCACCCGCCGCGCGGCGGCGTCGAGCGAGCAGCCGACGAGGTCGTGCTCGCCGGCCGTCTCGAGCCGTACCGTGCCGCCGTCCGCTCCCACCGAGGCGACTTGGCAGTCGCCGCGCTCCGTCGCGAGAAAGTAGAGCCGGTCGCCGCGGGGCGACCACGTCACCCCGCCCATGCCGGGCTGCGAACGGACGTCGCTTCCGATGTGGTGCCCGATGCTGCCCTCGTACCCGCGCGTCAGGCAGACCGGCGCGCCGCCGTCGGGCGTCGCGACCCATACCTGTGAGAGCGTGGCCCCGCCGCATGCGCTGTCGTGCCCGAGATAGGCGATCGACCGTCCGTCCGAGGACCACGCCGGGGACTCGACCGCGCCGATCCGCTGCGTCAGGCGGCGCGGCGAGCCGGTCCCGTCGGCCCGGATGATCCAGAGGTCGGTGCGCTCGTCGAGGTCGGCGTCCGGGGAGTTGTCGCCGGCGTAGGCGAGCAGCGCGCCGTCCGGCGACCAGGCGGGGCCCGTATGATCATAGTCACCCTTGGTCACCTGCCGCGCCTCGCCGCCCGAGGCGGCGACGACGAAGATCTGCTTCCATCGGCCGTCCCAAAAGCCTTCGCCGTCCTGTTTGTAGTGAAGCCGGGAAATGACGCGGACGTCGCTTTGCTCGCCGCGTGCCGCCGGCTCGGGCTTGCCCGTAAACGCCAGCGACTTGCCGTCCGGCGACCACGCGAACTCAGACGGCGCGAGCGCCCCGGCCGTCGCCGCCCGAGCCTCTCCGCCGTCCACGGTGATGACCCAGATCTGTTTCGAGCCGCCGCGGTCCGAGAGGAAGGCCACCCGGCTGCCATCCGGCGACCAGCGCGGGCCGGTGTCCCGGGCGCGGGCCGTGGTGAGTTGGCGCGGTGGGTGGCTGCTGTCGACGATCCAGAGATGCGTCTGGTAGCCGTTCGCGGGTTCGTCGACGATCGTCAGCGGACAGACGGTGCGGGTGCCGTCGGGGGACAATGCGGGCGGCCCCGCGATCTTCCACTTTAGAATGTCGTCGACGGCGATCGGACGTCTTGGCGTGGGCAACGGATCCTCCTCCCCCGGGGCCGGCCGCGAGACCGGCCCGCGGAGATGAGGATACGCTTCAACGACGGCGGTCTGGGCGCCTTGGGCGCGGGCTAGGCGCCGAACGGATGCGCGGTGAACTGAAACTCCAGCAGCGCTTTGTCCTCGGTCTGCAGCATCATGATGCTCGGCGGATTGAATCCGAAGTCCTTCATCAGCACGGTCGACTGCATCGTGCCGGTGAGCGTGTCGCCGGACAGCTTCAGCGTCCCGGTAAACGTCGCCGGTTTCGTCGTGTTGTGAACGGTGAGGTTGCCGGCGATCTTCACGGGGACCGTCTGCCCGGCGGCGTAGGTCTTCGGCAGTCCTTCGATGGAGGTCGGGACGAACGTCGCCGTCGGGTACGCGTTCGACTCCAGCCAATGGGTCCGAATCGCGTTGTCGCGGTGGCTGTTGTCCGACGTGAACTGATTGACGTCGACGGTGATCGTTCCGATGCGGCTCTGTTCGGGATGCGCGCGGTCGACGTACACGTCGCCCTGGATGCCGTGCGTCACGCCCACCGCGACCTGGAATGTGTTGTCGCGGAAGAGCGTCTCGCCGACGTGATACGAGGCTTCCGACGCCCGCGGATCGATGACGAAGTGCTGCGCGTTCGCCGAGCCCGGCGCCGGCGCAGCGGCGGCGAGCGTGTGCGCGACCGGCGCGGTGCCCCCGGTCGCCTGCCAGAACGCGGCCGCGGCGACCAGCGTGATCCCCGCAATCACCGCGGCAATCCGTTTGTGCATTACAGTGCCCCTCCTTCGGACGCTCCTTGGAAATGACGCCGCCCGCGTCGCTCCCTCTTTATCTACCCTCACTAACGCCGCCGGCGCGTTCTCCCGTTCCCGAGGGGCGCGGTTGTGAATCAATTTTCACGAGATCGCTACCCGGTGTTCACAACTTGTGTGCCCGGACCCATGCGATTTGCGCGGTGTGGTGGCGGGCGTGCCACGCGTACGTCGCGAGGCCCTGCCAGAGCGCCACGTCGGCGCGGCTCTCCGGATGGTAGAACGTGCGCGCGAACGCCCTCTCCGGAAGGGAGCGCAGCAGCAGCCCCCATCGCGCGTGGATCCCCTCCATGATCGCGAGCGACGGCGCGACCGGCGCGGTCCGCGCGTCGGCGAGCGCGGACCAGAGGCTGGCGTCGTACGGCTTGATCGTCGGGCGCTCTTCCGTCAGCGCAAGCCGGACGCGCACGTACATGTTGAGGTGGCTGTCGGCGAGATGGTGCGTGATCTGCCGGATCGTCCAGTTCCGGTAGGTCGTGTCGAGCTGCGCGTCGCCGAGGCCGGCCACCGCGTCGCGCAGGCGGGCCGGCGCGCGCTCGATCTCGTCGATCCAGTCGCGCAGGTCGCCGGGTCCGTAGCGCTCCAGAGGGACGAACGGTCCGGCCGGAAACTGCGGGGGTTCGGGGATCGCACGCGCGTGCATGTCTCTCACACCTCCGTCCGTTGCGTCATGTGATGTTCGCGAGCCGGGCGGTCAATTCTTCGACCTCGGCCCTGGACGGGAAGGACGCCTGCGTACCGATCTTCGTCACCGACAGCGCCGCGGCGGCGTTGGCGAAGCGTGCGGCCTCGCGCAGCGTCGCGCCGGCGCCGAGCAGGTACGCCAGGGTGCCGATGAACGCGTCTCCCGCGCCGGTCGTGTCCACCGCGCCGACGCGCAGGCCGGGGATGTGGGCCGTGCCGCCTTCGTCGGCGATAAGCGCCCCGCGGGCGCCGAGCGTGATCACGGCCGCGCGGGCCCCGGCCTCGCGGAGGCGCCGCGCCGCGGCGGCCGCGTCATCGAGCGTGCGCACCGCGACGCCGGTGAGGGCCTCGGCCTCGAGCTCGTTCGGTACGATCACGTCGCAGAGCTCGATCAGGTCGCCCGAGATCGCCCCCGCCGGAGCCGGGTTGAGGATCGTGACCGGACGCCGCGCCCGCCGCGCGATCGCCAGCGCTTCCTGGGTCGTCGCCGGCGGGATCTCGAGCTGGGAGACGACGGCGTCGGCTTGCGCGATCGCGTCGCCCGCGGCCCGGATGTGCGCCGGGGTGAGCGCGTAGTTCGCGCCCGGCACGTAGACGATCGCGTTCCGGCCGTCGCCGTCCACGAGGATCGCGGCGACGCCGGACGGCTGTTCGTCGTCCCACGAGACAAACGCGGTGTCGATCCCGCGGTCTTCGTAGTTCCGGACGGCGCGCTCGCCGAAGACATCCCGTCCGACCCTCGATGCCATCGTCACGCGCGCGCCGAGCCGGCGGGCCATGACCGCCTGATTGCCGCCCTTGCCGCCGCAGTCGACGTGGAACGCGTCCGCGGGCAGCGTCTCGCCGATCGCCGGAATCCGCGACACCTTCGCGATGAGGTCCACGTTGGTGGCGCCGGCGACGCAGATTCGCGGCTCCCGCTCCGGCATGCGGATCGCGCGCGGCGGCGAATTCACGGGGCGGACCTCACGCTCCCCCCAATCGAAGATGCGCGGCGCCGCCCCTTGCCGCGGCACTGGGGGCGACGTTTGCGGCGATCCCGGGTACAGTCTGTAATAGCCGGCCATGAAGGTGAGTTATCGGCTCGAAGAGACCGACGCGGGCGCCGTTCTCCGGGTGTTCGACGATATCGATCTGACCAACGCGAACATGCTGGCAGACGCGCTCTTCAGCGCCATCGACGCGCGCCGGGGTCTGATCATCGACGTGCGGGGGTTGCGCTACATCGACAGCGTCGGGCTGCACATCTTGTTGCGCGCCGGGCAGCGCGCCGAGCGTCTCGGCTGCGCGCTGACGCTGGTCGCCGCGCGCCCGACGCTGCAGCTTGTCGAGCGGTTCGGCCTCAACCGCCTCATGCCGGTCGTCGCGGACCTCGCGGTTTCGCATGAGGTGCGCGGGCCGCGGCGCGAGCGCCCTACCGAGCCCTCGAAAACCGAGTCGTAGCACGGACCAGTTCCGCGGAAATGCCCGGGTGATCGCCCGCGTGCCCGGCCCCGGGCACGACCACCAACTCGGCGCGCGGCCACGCCTTGCTCAGCTCCCACGCCCAGGCAATCGGGGCCCCGAAATCGAGGCGGCCCTGCACCATGGCGCCCGGAACGCCGGCGAGCGCGCCCGCGCCTCGAATAAGGACGCCGTCTTCGAGCCAGGCGTTGTGCCGGACGTAGTGTGTGACGAGCCGTGCAAAGGCGAGCGCGTAGCGTGGATCCGCAAAACGCGGCGCAAGGCGCCCCTCCGGAGGCCACGCGAGGCCCGCCGATTCCCAGGTGCACCAATCGGCCGCGGCCTTGTGGTGGACGGCGGGGTCCGGATCGTTGAGCAGCCGCGCGTAGGCGCCGACGACGTCGCCGCGCCGGTCCGCCGGCAGTCCGGCGCACAGCCGCTCCCACTCGGCGGGAAACAGCACCGCGGCGCCGCCGCGGAACCACCAATCGAACTCCCGATGGCGCCCCGTGGTCACGCCGAACAAGACGATCTCCGACACACGCTCGGGATGCGTTTCCGCGTAGGCGAGCGCAAGTGTGCTGCCCCAGGAGCCGCCGAGCACGAGCCAGCGCTCGACGCCGAGGCGGCGGCGAAGCCGTTCGAGGTCGCCGAGCAGGTGCGCCGTGGTATTGGCGGCAAGGTCGGCGGAGGGCTCTCCGGCGTGCGGCGTGCTGCGTCCGCAGCCTCGCTGGTCGAAGAGCACGACGCGGTAGGCTGCCGGATCGAAGAGCCGGCGATGCCAGGGCGCGCACCCCGACCCGGGGCCGCCGTGGAGCACGACCGCGGGTTTGCCGGCCGGGTTGCCGCAGGTCTCCCAATACACGCGGTGTCCCTCGCCCGCGTCCAGCGTACCGCGGTCGTAGGGCTCAATCTCGGGAAAGAGCGGGGGCACGGCGTGGCTCGAGGCGGCGCTAGTAGACCCGCCCGCCCGGCGGTACGTTCCGTTCCGCCGCGAGCAGCACGACCCGGCCTTCCTCGTCCGGTACGCCGAGCACCAGGACTTCCGACGCGAAGCCGGCGATTCGTCGCGCGCCGAGGTTGACCGCCGCGATCACCTGGCGGCCGATCAACTGCTCGGGGCGGTACAGCTCGGTAAGCTGCGCGCTCGACCCGAGCACGCCGAGCGGACCGAAATCGATCGTCAGCTTGTACGCCGGCTTCCGGGCGCCCTCGAGCGGCTCCGCGGCCGCGACGCGCCCGACCCGAAGGTCCAGCGCCCGGAACGCCTCCAGCGGATCGATCGGTGGCACGCGCCATCCCCCCGGTGATCTCCGTTTTTCGATGGAGAGGTGTGGCCCGCCGGGCCACACCTCCCATGCTACCGAAAAGACAAAGCGGCGAGCTACGGTGATGGTCACCTTCCCGCGTAGCGCGCGATCAGCCGGCGCGCCTGGGCCGATTCGGCCGTCGCCCGCCGCCTCGCAACGCTGAGCCCCGCGAGGATGAGCAGCGCGCCCGTCACTTTGAGCGGCCCGAATCCTTCTCCGAAGAGGACCCACGACGTGGCGCCGCCGACGACCGGCACCAGATACATGAACACCGAGGCCCGCGCGACGCCCATGCGCCCGATCGTCCAGTTCCACAGCGTCCACGCGACGTAGACGGGTACGACGACCGTCCACGCGAACGCAGCCCATCCCGCCGGCGTGATGGCGTTCCAGGGAAGGCGGAAGAGCCACGGCAGCAGCGGCAGCACGACGGGCACCGTGCCGATCGTGAGCGTGTACGCCATCATCGCGGGCAGGCGGTAGCGGGAGAGCAGCGGCCTGCTCGCCACGGTGTAGCCGGCGAAGAACGCCGCGCCGGCGAGGCTCAGCAGGTCGCCGATCCAATTTTGGTCGGCCCGCAGCCGGAGGGCCGGCAGGACGAAGATGGCCGCGCCGGCCAGCGCCACGAGCATGCCCGCGTACTGGGCGCGTCCGACCGTCTCGAGGCGCAGCCCCCGCAGGAGCGCCATCGCGAAGAGCGGCGCGAGCGCGATCAGCAGCGCGTTGGCAAACGGCGTGGTGTAGCTGAGGCCGAACGTGCTGAGCGGAATGTAGAAGGTGTAGCCGATCACGCCCACAAGCGCGAGGGCGGGCAGGTCGCCCTTGGCGAGCCCGACCGGCTCCCCTCGCTCCCGGAGCGCGAGGAAGACGCCCCAGCTCAACGCGAGCATGCCGAGATACCGCAGGCACATGAACCCCGGCGCCCCGAACTGTAGCAGCGCGATTTTTTGAAAAGCGAAGCTCATGCCCCAAATCGAGACCACCAGCAGCGCGACGAGATCGATGCCGGCCTGCTGACGCGGCGTAAGTGTCGTGTTCATGCGGCAAGGGTAGCCCGGAACGTATCGACGGGCTATCCGATTCGGGCGGACAAACCGGTGCAGCCCGCCGCGGCACCAAGAGGTAAGATTGAGTCACGCCGCTCGCTTGCCCGGGCATGTCTCACCCTTGAGGACGTCGGCGATGTGCAGGAACATCAAGACGCTGTTCAACTTCCAACCGGCCGCGACTCCTGAGGAGATTCGGGGCGCGTCGCTGCAGTTCGTCAGAAAGATCAGCGGTTTCGCCAAGCCGTCACGGGCGAACGAGCCGGCGTTCGTGGCCGCGGTGGATGAGGTCGCGGCGGCGGCCGCCCGCCTCCTCGCGTCGCTCGAGACGAGCGCGCCGCCGAAGAGCCGGGAGGAAGAAGCCGCCAAGGCGAAGGCCCGCGCCGCGGAGCGGTTCGGTGCCCCCTCGCCCGCGCGCCGCTAGGGGACGGGCGGCGACGCCCGCCGGTGCCGGACCCGGCGGCGGGATCATCGTTCATCTGCTCGACGGCACGTACGAGCTGTTCCGGCACTTCTACGGCCTGCGCCGGTTTACGAAGGGCGACGATCCGCCGCTCGGCGCCGCCGCCGGCGTGCTTTCCACGGTGCTGCAGATGATCGAGACGGGCGCGACGCACCTCGGTGTGGCGACCGATCACGTCGTGGAATCTTTCCGCAACACGCTCTGGTCCGGATACAAAACGAGCGCGGGCATGGAGCCCGCGCTGCTGCGGCAGTTCCATCCGCTCGAAGAGGCGCTCGCCGCGATGGGCGTGGCGGTCTGGCCCATGGTCGAGCTCGAAGCCGACGACGCGCTGGCGTCCGCGGCGCGCATCTCGTCCGGGGACGGCCGCGTCGCCAAAGTCAGCATCTGGACGCCCGACAAGGACCTGGCGCAGTGCGTGCGGGGCGAGCGGGTCGTACAGGCGGACCGCAAGAGCGGGCGCATTCTGGATGAAGACGGCGTGCGCGCGAAGTTCGGGGTCGCGCCGGCCCGGATCCCCGATTTCCTGGCGCTGACCGGCGACTCGGCGGACGGCTACCCGGGCATCACGGGGATCGGCCCGGTCAAGGCCGCGCGCCTCGTGAACCGGTACGGCGCGATCGAGGATTTTCCGCCGGACGCGCTCCCCGCCTCTGCGCGCAGGTCGGCGCTGCTGTTCAAAAACCTGGCGACCCTCCGGATGGACGCTCCGCTCTTCGAGGGCGTGGAGGACCTGCGGTGGCGCGGGCCGACGGAAGCCTTCGCGGCCTGGGCCGAGCGCCTTGGAGACACCCGCCTGTTGAGGCGGGCGCAAGCCGTGCCGGTCGTCTAGTCCGCGCTCCATTGTCGATTTCGGCCGGGGCCGTCCGACTACGAGATGAAAGAGACTCGAAGCCGGAAGGGAGCCCCGCCATGAACCGTGTGCTCTGGATCGTGCAGGCCCTGCTCGCCGCCCTGTTCCTTTTTGCCGGCACCATGAAGCTGGTGCTGCCGCTCGAGATGATGACCAAACAGATGCCGCTTCCCGGTTGGTTCCTGCGGTTCACCGGAACGGCCGAAATCCTCGGCGCGCTGGGTCTGATCCTGCCGGGCGTGCTTCACATCGCGGAGGATCTGACGCCGCTCGCCGCCGCCGGACTGTCGGTAGTCATGATCGGCGCGACGGTGGTCACGCTGGCCGTCGGCGGCGGGCTGTCCGCCCTCGTCCCCGGGGCGGTGGGGCTGTTAGCCGTATTCGTGGTGTGCGGCCGCGCCGGGACCGGCGCGGCGGAGCCTGGACGGCTCGGTCCCGAGCTAACCGGCTTTCGGTAAGAACAGGGGACGCCGCAGCCTCCGGTAGCGGCCCGGCGTGAGCCCGAAAGCAGAAACGAAGGCCCGTGTGAAGTGGGCCTGATCGGCAAAGCCCGCATCGGATGCCACGTCGGCCAGCGAACGCGCCCGGTGGATCGCCTCCCGGGCGCGTTCGAGTTTGCGCATCAGCTGGTAACGGTGCGGGCTCGTCCCGAGCGCGACCCGAAACTGGCGGGCGAGATCGTAGCGCGTGAGCCCGGTCACAGCCTCCAGCTCC is a genomic window containing:
- a CDS encoding S9 family peptidase, which gives rise to MPTPRRPIAVDDILKWKIAGPPALSPDGTRTVCPLTIVDEPANGYQTHLWIVDSSHPPRQLTTARARDTGPRWSPDGSRVAFLSDRGGSKQIWVITVDGGEARAATAGALAPSEFAWSPDGKSLAFTGKPEPAARGEQSDVRVISRLHYKQDGEGFWDGRWKQIFVVAASGGEARQVTKGDYDHTGPAWSPDGALLAYAGDNSPDADLDERTDLWIIRADGTGSPRRLTQRIGAVESPAWSSDGRSIAYLGHDSACGGATLSQVWVATPDGGAPVCLTRGYEGSIGHHIGSDVRSQPGMGGVTWSPRGDRLYFLATERGDCQVASVGADGGTVRLETAGEHDLVGCSLDAAARRVACVEADPLTPGELAVADLGSGRPAAFRRLTAWNAPIAEALSLVRPERFEYKTPDGYVFDGWVLKPAAAASGRRVPAVLEIHGGPHGAYGHAFSNQFQLLCAAGYGVVYVNPRGSHGYGQAFLAATHHDWGGGDYEDLMGALDRALAVHEWIDPERLGVCGGSYGGYMTNWILGHTQRFRAGVTLRSTCNRYNHFGTGDIAYLGARWEFPGAPWESPEFYLERSPIAYVRQMKTPLLILHGENDYRCSVEQAEQLFLALKRQGTPTLMVRFPGESHGMSSSGQPRHRTEEMTHLLGWFSTHLGAPVGAREAKG
- a CDS encoding YceI family protein; translated protein: MHKRIAAVIAGITLVAAAAFWQATGGTAPVAHTLAAAAPAPGSANAQHFVIDPRASEASYHVGETLFRDNTFQVAVGVTHGIQGDVYVDRAHPEQSRIGTITVDVNQFTSDNSHRDNAIRTHWLESNAYPTATFVPTSIEGLPKTYAAGQTVPVKIAGNLTVHNTTKPATFTGTLKLSGDTLTGTMQSTVLMKDFGFNPPSIMMLQTEDKALLEFQFTAHPFGA
- a CDS encoding putative metal-dependent hydrolase, whose amino-acid sequence is MHARAIPEPPQFPAGPFVPLERYGPGDLRDWIDEIERAPARLRDAVAGLGDAQLDTTYRNWTIRQITHHLADSHLNMYVRVRLALTEERPTIKPYDASLWSALADARTAPVAPSLAIMEGIHARWGLLLRSLPERAFARTFYHPESRADVALWQGLATYAWHARHHTAQIAWVRAHKL
- the rbsK gene encoding ribokinase is translated as MNSPPRAIRMPEREPRICVAGATNVDLIAKVSRIPAIGETLPADAFHVDCGGKGGNQAVMARRLGARVTMASRVGRDVFGERAVRNYEDRGIDTAFVSWDDEQPSGVAAILVDGDGRNAIVYVPGANYALTPAHIRAAGDAIAQADAVVSQLEIPPATTQEALAIARRARRPVTILNPAPAGAISGDLIELCDVIVPNELEAEALTGVAVRTLDDAAAAARRLREAGARAAVITLGARGALIADEGGTAHIPGLRVGAVDTTGAGDAFIGTLAYLLGAGATLREAARFANAAAALSVTKIGTQASFPSRAEVEELTARLANIT
- a CDS encoding STAS domain-containing protein, which gives rise to MKVSYRLEETDAGAVLRVFDDIDLTNANMLADALFSAIDARRGLIIDVRGLRYIDSVGLHILLRAGQRAERLGCALTLVAARPTLQLVERFGLNRLMPVVADLAVSHEVRGPRRERPTEPSKTES
- the pip gene encoding prolyl aminopeptidase, encoding MPPLFPEIEPYDRGTLDAGEGHRVYWETCGNPAGKPAVVLHGGPGSGCAPWHRRLFDPAAYRVVLFDQRGCGRSTPHAGEPSADLAANTTAHLLGDLERLRRRLGVERWLVLGGSWGSTLALAYAETHPERVSEIVLFGVTTGRHREFDWWFRGGAAVLFPAEWERLCAGLPADRRGDVVGAYARLLNDPDPAVHHKAAADWCTWESAGLAWPPEGRLAPRFADPRYALAFARLVTHYVRHNAWLEDGVLIRGAGALAGVPGAMVQGRLDFGAPIAWAWELSKAWPRAELVVVPGAGHAGDHPGISAELVRATTRFSRAR
- a CDS encoding tRNA-binding protein — translated: MDPLEAFRALDLRVGRVAAAEPLEGARKPAYKLTIDFGPLGVLGSSAQLTELYRPEQLIGRQVIAAVNLGARRIAGFASEVLVLGVPDEEGRVVLLAAERNVPPGGRVY
- a CDS encoding DMT family transporter, with product MNTTLTPRQQAGIDLVALLVVSIWGMSFAFQKIALLQFGAPGFMCLRYLGMLALSWGVFLALRERGEPVGLAKGDLPALALVGVIGYTFYIPLSTFGLSYTTPFANALLIALAPLFAMALLRGLRLETVGRAQYAGMLVALAGAAIFVLPALRLRADQNWIGDLLSLAGAAFFAGYTVASRPLLSRYRLPAMMAYTLTIGTVPVVLPLLPWLFRLPWNAITPAGWAAFAWTVVVPVYVAWTLWNWTIGRMGVARASVFMYLVPVVGGATSWVLFGEGFGPLKVTGALLILAGLSVARRRATAESAQARRLIARYAGR
- a CDS encoding DUF2277 domain-containing protein; the protein is MCRNIKTLFNFQPAATPEEIRGASLQFVRKISGFAKPSRANEPAFVAAVDEVAAAAARLLASLETSAPPKSREEEAAKAKARAAERFGAPSPARR
- a CDS encoding 5'-3' exonuclease H3TH domain-containing protein, translated to MPPRPRAARGRAATPAGAGPGGGIIVHLLDGTYELFRHFYGLRRFTKGDDPPLGAAAGVLSTVLQMIETGATHLGVATDHVVESFRNTLWSGYKTSAGMEPALLRQFHPLEEALAAMGVAVWPMVELEADDALASAARISSGDGRVAKVSIWTPDKDLAQCVRGERVVQADRKSGRILDEDGVRAKFGVAPARIPDFLALTGDSADGYPGITGIGPVKAARLVNRYGAIEDFPPDALPASARRSALLFKNLATLRMDAPLFEGVEDLRWRGPTEAFAAWAERLGDTRLLRRAQAVPVV
- a CDS encoding DoxX family protein; its protein translation is MNRVLWIVQALLAALFLFAGTMKLVLPLEMMTKQMPLPGWFLRFTGTAEILGALGLILPGVLHIAEDLTPLAAAGLSVVMIGATVVTLAVGGGLSALVPGAVGLLAVFVVCGRAGTGAAEPGRLGPELTGFR